The Macaca fascicularis isolate 582-1 chromosome 11, T2T-MFA8v1.1 genomic sequence CCTGGTGACTGGGAGATAAGGGGTCTTGTGACCAGGGTGGGGGTGGGTTGAGAAGCAAGCTCTCAGGAGGGGAACAGCGGAGAGCAGGTTTGGGTCAGTGCTTGCCAGCCTGCATTCTTGCCTTGATGTCCAGGTGAGTCCATCTGGATGGCACTGGTGCTGCTGGggctgttcctcctcctcctgctgctgctgggcAGCATCATCTTGGGTACTAATCCACCCCATCCCTCCCTTGTGACCCCAAGACATTGTCCCCAGAGCTCTGATCCCTCTCCAGGCACCCCTGACCCCATGGTCTTGGGATCTCCATAGCCTGATTCCCAGACTCCCATGACCTCTCACAAAGCTCCCTTTCCATAGAGTCCCTTTTCCTGTCCCCATGCATGTGCACCCTGAACCTAAGGCTCTTCTCTGTTCCAGCCCTGCTACAGCGAAAGAACTACAGAGTGCGAAGTGAACCAGTGCCAAAGCCAGGGCCAGACTTGGGCAGGGACTGGAGTGTGGAGCTGCAGGAGCTGCCCGAGCTGTGCTTCTCCCAGGTGCcccagggagggagagaagggatcCTCTGGGCACTCCTGGAGGTTGTGCTGGGGAGGAAGCCTGGCCCTATTATAGCTCAGAGGCCCACACTCAGCACAGTGTCCCTACCAGGTAATCCGGGAAGGAGGTCATGCAGTGGTTTGGGCCGGGCAGCTGCAAGGCAAACTGGTTGCCATCAAGGCCTTTCCACCGAGGTCTGTGGCTCAGTTCCAAGCTGAGAGAGCATTGTACGAACTTCCAGGCCTACAGCACGACCACATTGTCCGATTTATCACCGCCAGCTGGGGGGGCCCTGGCCCCATGCTCTCTGGGCCCCTGCTGGTACTGGAACTGCATCCCAAGGTGAGCACCAAggagtatatatgtgtgtgtgtgcctgtgtgtatgtatggAGGTGGGGGCTACATGGTAGCTGGGCCTTGTTGATGCTTCTGCTTtcgattttctcttttctaagacattaaaaatggccaggtgaggtggcccacgcctgttatcccaggactttgagaggccaaggtgggtggatcgcctaagcccaggagctcaagactagcctaggcaacatgaggaaaccctatCACTgcaaaattagctcagcatggcagtgcacacctatagtcccagctactcagggggctgaggtggaaagatcgcttgagcataggaggttgaggctgcagtgagccgtgagcatcccactgcactccagcctgggagacagagtgagaccatctcaaaaaatagtaacaagctgggcacggtggcacacgcctgtaatcccagcactttgggaggccaacttgggaggattgcttgaacccaggaattcagggattcaagaacagtctgggcaacactgtgaaaccccacctctacaaaaaagaaaaaattggctgggtgtgatggcatgtgcctgcggtcccatctacttgggaggctgaggtggaaggagtacctgagcctgggaaggtcaAGACtggcagtgggccaagattgtgccactgcactccagcctaggtgacagagtaagcccctgtctcaaaataataataatttttatttatttttattttttattacataaacaatacatgtttatatatttattttattttattttattttattttattttattttattttgtgaggggggcagagccttgctctgttgcccagactggagtgcagtggcatagcttggctcactgcaacctctgcctcctgggttcaagcaattctcctccctaagcctcaccagtagctgggattacaggtgcctgccaccacgcctggctaatttttgcatttttagtagagacggagtttcaccatgttggccaggctggtttcgaactcctgaactcaagtgatccacccatctcagccccacgaagtgctgggattacaggcatgagccactgtgcccagccaaaaaaaaaaaaaaaaacaatgttggccgggcacggtggctcacgcttgtaatcccagcactttgggaggccgagacaggcagatcacgaggtcaggagatcgagaccatcctggctaacacggtgaaaccccatctctactaaaaatacatttaagaaaattagccgggcgtggtggcgggcgcctgtagtctcagctacacgggaggctgaggcaggagaatggtgtgaacccgtgaagcagagcttgcagtgagtggagatcgcgccactgcactccagcctgggtgacaaagcaagactccatctcaaaaaaaaaaaacaatgttaaaGAAATACCTTCAGGCACAACCCTCCAAacttattcatatattcattcaacaaataattataaactatATGTCAGACACTCTGCTAGAGGCCAGAAAAAACACAATCCCTGCCTTTACAGATTTTATAGACTAGCAGGGGAGACAGAAATGGATCAAGTAAACACAAGTGTCAAATGTCAAGTGTGCTAAGTGCTAGAAGAGAGGGCCACTGAATTATAAGAATAATAAGATGTGACTTGAAGGGGAGAGCAAtgagcaaaaagaagaagaaaaggtagGCAGAGGCCAGCCACACCAGGCCCTATGGGCCTGCTAAAGATTTGGGACTTTTAAAGCTTTCATACCATTTCCCATCTGCTTCCTGCTAGGCATTACActacccacttttttttttttttttttttttttgacagagtctcattcagttgcccaggctagaatgcagtggcatgatctcagctcactgcagcctctgcctcctgggttcaagcaattctgcctcagccacccgagtagctgggattacaggcgtgccgcCACTActtactcctggctaatttttgtatttttagtagatatgggatttcaccatgttggccaggctggtctcaaactcctgacctcaagtgatccgcctgcctcggcctcccaaagtgctgggattacaggtgtgagccaccccgcccagccatGCTACACACTTTAAACATTTCCAAACACACCCTTTGCAAACACATTATGAGGTAGGAATGATTATCCACATGGGGCTCAGAAAAGGAAAGTCATTTGCCCAGAATCTATGTGACTCTAGAGCTGGCTCCTCATCATCATGTCTGTTGCCTCCTGTTTACCCCTCCACCAGgactgtgtgtgtctctgtccacGTAGAAGAGCTCCCCACAACTCACTTTGCCCTATTGTAAGTAGTTCAACCTCCACCACCTGTTTCAGTGCCCAAATGCAGTGGCTCTTCCCTGGACTTTTTCAGCCCCTATAGCTTCTGCACCTCCGAAATCTTGAATGATGGAAAATCCCCTCTTTGACCACATACCTCCTGGCCCAGCTCAAAaatcactgtttttttgtttgtttgtttgtttaaatttctctGACTTCTCCAGGCAGTGTTAGTCATTCTTGCTTTATGCCCCTTGGCACTCGGTTAATTTTCCCATCTTGGGGTTTACTGCATTCTTTATCTCTTACCTTCTCATCTGAGCCATCTTGGTGCCTGCACACAACTCATGGCCACTGAAGGTGCTCGATGACACTTGTCGAATGAGGGGTTCTATTGCTCCCTTCCCTCCAATTCCCACTTGCCCTCCACCTGCTACTCTGTTATCTACTGGCTCTGCCTGTCTATGTGTACACATGCCTGACACCTCAGACAAGGTGGCTCATGAGGGATGCCCCTGACTAGCTTACCCTGCCTCCTCTGTTACTGTCTTTGCCCCACATTTTCTGAGTCAGTATAAGCTGGTGGTTATTAGTAAGTGATCTTGAGTCAGACTGCTTGGACTCAAGCTCCACTCCTGCCTCACCGACTGACTTCAAGCGAGTTTCCTTAGTTCTCTGAGGAAAAgctcttcatctgttaaatgggggtGTGACAGGAAGACCTACCTCCTAGGGTTGTTACAAGGATTACAGGAGGCCACATCCACTGGGCCTGGACCACAGTAAGTGCCTAGTAACCTTGATCTCGAGTTACTATTTTTCATGTCAATTGATGCACAGTCTTACTCCTTCTACCTATTGTCTTGGCCAGCATCCGTCGGTGTGTCTATCTGCTGGGGAGATGCAGGGAGAAGACTGTCAATTGATCTCTGCTCTCTGGGATGGATCAGCCACCTCCAGCTTTGTGTACtgtccttttctctctgtttttttcccaGGGCTCCCTGTACCACTACTTGACCCAGCACACCAGTGACTGGGGAAGTTCCCTGCGGATGGCACTGTCcctggcccagggcctggcatTTCTCCATGAGGAGCGCTGGCAGAATGGTGGGTGAGCTGGGCATAGGAAGTCAAGGCAGCCACACTGCTAAGTTTCTGATTCTCCCTTAGTTTGGAGGGGAAGGATTGGGTCAAAAGGGGGAggaagagccgggcgcggtggctcacacctttaatccaacactttgggagaccgaggcaggcggatcatgaggtcaggagatcgaggccatcccggctaacacggtgaaaccccgtctctgttaaaaatacaaaatattagccaggcgtggtgacacgtgcctgtagtcccagctactcgggaggctgagaggcaggagaatcgcttgaacccgggaggtggaggttgcagtgagcggagattgcgacactgcactccagcctgagcaacagagcgagatgccgactcaaaaaaaaaaaaaaaaaaaaaaaaaaaaaaggctgggcgcggtggctcaagcctgtaatcccagcactttgggaggccgagacgggcggatcacgaggtcaggagatcgagaccatcctgcctaacccggtgaaaccccgtctctacaaaaaatccaaaaaaaactagccaggcgaggcggcgggcgcctgtagtcccagctactcgggaggctgaggcaggagaatggcgtaaacccgggaggcggagcttgcagtgagctgagatccggccactgcactccagccctccagcccgggcgactgagcaagactctgtctcaaaaaaaaaaaaaaaaaaaagagggaggaa encodes the following:
- the AMHR2 gene encoding anti-Muellerian hormone type-2 receptor isoform X8; the protein is MLGSLGLWALLPTAVEAPPNRRTCVFFEAPGVQGSTKTLGELLDTGPELPRAIRCLYSRCCFGIWNLTQDRAQVEMQGCRDSDEPGCESLHCDPSPRAHPSPGSTLFTCSCGTDFCNANYSHLPPPGSPGTPGSQGPQAAPGESIWMALVLLGLFLLLLLLLGSIILALLQRKNYRVRSEPVPKPGPDLGRDWSVELQELPELCFSQVIREGGHAVVWAGQLQGKLVAIKAFPPRSVAQFQAERALYELPGLQHDHIVRFITASWGGPGPMLSGPLLVLELHPKGSLYHYLTQHTSDWGSSLRMALSLAQGLAFLHEERWQNGS
- the AMHR2 gene encoding anti-Muellerian hormone type-2 receptor isoform X10 gives rise to the protein MLGSLGLWALLPTAVEAPPNRRTCVFFEAPGVQGSTKTLGELLDTGPELPRAIRCLYSRCCFGIWNLTQDRAQVEMQGCRDSDEPGCESLHCDPSPRAHPSPGSTLFTCSCGTDFCNANYSHLPPPGSPGTPGSQGPQAAPALLQRKNYRVRSEPVPKPGPDLGRDWSVELQELPELCFSQVIREGGHAVVWAGQLQGKLVAIKAFPPRSVAQFQAERALYELPGLQHDHIVRFITASWGGPGPMLSGPLLVLELHPKGSLYHYLTQHTSDWGSSLRMALSLAQGLAFLHEERWQNGS